The Mesorhizobium sp. INR15 region AGCTCAACCGGCTCTCCATCAAGGGCACCGTGGTGATCGGCGAAGGCGAGCGCGACGAGGCGCCGATGCTCTATATCGGCGAAGAGGTCGGCACCGGCAAAGGCCCCGCCGTCGATATCGCGCTCGATCCGCTCGAAGGCACGACGATCTGCGCCAAGAACCTGCCCAACGCGCTTGCGGTCATCGCGATCGCGGAAAAGGGCAGCCTGCTGTTCGCGCCCGATGTCTACATGGACAAGATCGCCATCGGTCCGGGCTATGCCGACGGCGTCATCGACATCGATGCTTCGCCGGCTGAGAACATCGCCAGCCTGGCCAAGGCCAAGGGTGTGACTGTTTCCGAGATCACCGCCTGCATCCTCGACCGGCCACGTCACGGCAAGCTGATCGACGCCGTGCGCGCCACGGGTGCCGCGATCCGGCTGATCGGCGACGGCGACGTAGCCGGCGTCATCCACACCACCGACCCGGAGGAGACCGGCATCGATATCTATCTTGGCACCGGTGGCGCGCCCGAAGGCGTGCTCGCTGCCGCAGCCTTGCGCTGCACCGGTGGTCAGATGCAGGGCAGGCTGATCCTCGACACGCCCGAAAAGGTCGCCCGCGCGGCAAAGATGGGCATATCGGACCCCAAGCGCGTCTATCGCACGGAAGACATGGCGCGTGGCGACGTGCTGTTTGCAGCGACCGGCGTCACCGACGGCAATATGCTCGCCGGCGTCAAGTTCGGCCGGAATTACATCACAACGCATACGATCGTGCTGCGCTCGTCTTCGCGGACCGTGCGCGAAATCAAGGCGCGGCATCAGGATCTGGAGAAGTTCTAGCCTCAAGCGCCGGCGCGATGCTTGCGGACCAGCGTCGCAGTTGTTAGCCCTGTGGCTGCATCGCATGATGTGGCCGTGAGGGATGTGAAGATGAAATCGATCGACTGGCACGCGGATCCGATTTCGCGTGCCACCGTCGTCACAAAATCCTATCGCAATACCCAGAATGTGCGGCGCTTTTTCATCAAGGAATGCGGCGGCGCGTTCAGGTTCGATCGGTCGTTCATGGCCTGGCTCAAGGACGGCATGGACAAGACGATGGGTGACGCAGCCGACGAATGGCGTCGGCGCGATGCCGAAAAGCGGAAAGCGTAGTTTTTCTTGAAGTCTCCTGTCACGTCGCACGAACGCGAACCGCTTGGCTTTGCCTGCCTTTGGCCTATCCTGCGGCCACAGATGAGTTGGCAAACGGTATGACCGGCGAAAAACGTCTCTTCCTTGATGTCCGGCAGTCGGCAACAGGTGTTTCGTGGGAACACCGGCTGACCGAGCGGCAAGACATGATGGCGCTGGCCATCGCGCAAGGCCATGGGGTGCCCGACATCGTTGCGCGTGTGCTTGCCGGGCGCGGCGTCACCGCCGAACAGACGGAACGATTCCTTGATCCGACTGTCCGCGACCTTCTGCCCGATCCGGCATCGCTAACCGATATGAACAAGGCTGCCAGCCGCATCGCCGACGCTGTGCTGGCACGGGAGAAGGTGGCGATTTTCGGCGACTATGATGTCGACGGGGCAGCCTCATCGGCGTTGCTCAAGCGGTTCTTGACGCATTTCTCGGTGCCGTCCGAAATCTATATTCCAGACCGCATTTTCGAGGGCTATGGTCCCAATCCGGATGCCATGCGCGAACTGGTTTCGCGAGGCGCGACGCTGATCGTCACGGTTGATTGCGGCACCAACAGTGCCGCTTCCATCGACGCCGCCAGGGCCGTTGGCGCTGACGTCGTGGTGCTC contains the following coding sequences:
- a CDS encoding DUF6434 domain-containing protein — encoded protein: MKSIDWHADPISRATVVTKSYRNTQNVRRFFIKECGGAFRFDRSFMAWLKDGMDKTMGDAADEWRRRDAEKRKA
- the glpX gene encoding class II fructose-bisphosphatase gives rise to the protein MNVAHNIIAGLDRILTMELVRVTERAAVAAARLRGRGDEMAADQVAVDAMRQELNRLSIKGTVVIGEGERDEAPMLYIGEEVGTGKGPAVDIALDPLEGTTICAKNLPNALAVIAIAEKGSLLFAPDVYMDKIAIGPGYADGVIDIDASPAENIASLAKAKGVTVSEITACILDRPRHGKLIDAVRATGAAIRLIGDGDVAGVIHTTDPEETGIDIYLGTGGAPEGVLAAAALRCTGGQMQGRLILDTPEKVARAAKMGISDPKRVYRTEDMARGDVLFAATGVTDGNMLAGVKFGRNYITTHTIVLRSSSRTVREIKARHQDLEKF